From Bacillus sp. FSL K6-3431, the proteins below share one genomic window:
- a CDS encoding MFS transporter codes for MNVLRKVFGDVDVSRDLLLLLLIGGLYSLSISLSNTFVNIYLWKQSKEFFDLAVYNLAIVIFQPITFIIAGRWAKKVDRVIVLRFGVIFLALFFIAVLLFGERSSEHLIILGGLLGIGYGFYWLAFNVLTFEITEPETRDFFNGFMGALTSVGGIIGPISAGFIITRFTSNIGYTFIFAISLFLFVAAVITSFFINRRPASGQYMFVKIFTERKKNTNWRLVTNAHLLQGLREGTFVFVISVFIFVVTQNEFALGTYGLINAGMAFIMYTLATRLIKKEKRKKIMVIGGLLLYLAISLVVFNITYPKLLVYGVLIGIAYPLMLVPYTSITYDVIGKSWRAAEMRIEYIVVRELFLNMGRIISVLAFIFAITFFKASSSIPIFLLVVGIGHTIAAFMLTKVQVDV; via the coding sequence ATGAATGTGTTAAGAAAAGTGTTCGGTGATGTTGACGTTTCAAGAGATTTATTATTGTTGTTATTAATTGGCGGTTTGTATTCGTTAAGTATTTCATTATCAAATACATTTGTGAATATTTATTTATGGAAACAATCGAAGGAATTTTTTGATCTTGCAGTGTATAATTTGGCCATCGTTATATTTCAACCCATCACCTTTATCATTGCAGGAAGATGGGCAAAGAAAGTGGACAGAGTCATTGTGCTACGCTTCGGAGTTATTTTTCTTGCTTTGTTTTTTATTGCCGTATTGTTATTTGGTGAAAGGTCTTCAGAGCATCTCATTATCCTTGGCGGACTTCTAGGAATTGGATATGGTTTCTATTGGCTCGCTTTTAACGTGTTAACTTTTGAAATTACAGAGCCAGAAACAAGGGACTTTTTTAATGGATTTATGGGCGCACTTACATCTGTTGGAGGAATAATAGGCCCAATCTCAGCAGGATTTATTATTACTCGATTTACATCAAATATTGGTTATACATTTATTTTCGCCATTTCCTTGTTTCTTTTTGTCGCTGCAGTGATCACAAGTTTTTTTATTAACAGACGCCCCGCTTCAGGACAATATATGTTTGTAAAGATATTTACTGAAAGAAAAAAGAATACTAATTGGCGGCTCGTTACAAATGCGCATCTTTTACAGGGATTGCGTGAAGGTACATTCGTTTTTGTCATTTCGGTTTTTATATTTGTTGTGACACAAAATGAATTTGCTCTTGGAACATATGGCCTCATCAATGCAGGTATGGCATTTATTATGTATACGTTAGCTACGCGCTTAATAAAAAAAGAGAAAAGAAAGAAAATAATGGTGATTGGCGGATTATTGCTTTATTTAGCTATATCCCTGGTGGTTTTCAATATTACATATCCCAAGCTTCTAGTTTATGGTGTATTAATCGGTATTGCATACCCATTGATGCTTGTTCCATATACGTCAATAACCTATGATGTCATTGGAAAGAGTTGGCGAGCGGCTGAAATGAGAATTGAATATATTGTTGTGAGAGAGTTATTTTTAAACATGGGGCGTATTATTTCGGTACTAGCTTTTATTTTCGCGATTACCTTTTTTAAAGCCTCTTCTAGTATTCCAATATTTCTTTTGGTAGTTGGGATAGGGCATACGATAGCTGCATTTATGCTCACAAAAGTGCAGGTAGATGTGTGA
- a CDS encoding peptidoglycan D,D-transpeptidase FtsI family protein produces the protein MNMLFFIVFLLFAILILRLGVIQIVYGEDAKREIERTDDVTVSTSSPRGLIYDKNLNLLIENKPQKAITYTQPKSFDQKETLKTAKALAEIIHQDTERITERDKVDFWLMINPEKAKAKITDAELKKYEGTDKESELNKLQRERVTEEELASLTKDDLEILAIYREFTGGYALVPQIVKNEGVTEEEFAIVSERLSTLPGVDTTTDWVREYQYNDTLRSILGNITSGLPAENLDYYLSRGYSRNDRVGKSYIELQYEDVLRGQKEKVKNVTRSGNVLETMLIQEGMRGKDLVLSMDIELQQAVDEIIEDALLNTKRKSGTGLLDRAFVVLMDPNTGEILSLSGKQYLYNEEKGKYEFTDFAAGNFTTSYVVGSAVKGATVLTGYMTGAIDPYNSGILDEPLYIKGTDPKSSWFNRGGNNMYLTDREALARSSNVYMFKTAIAIGGGQYRRGQPLGIDKEKAFSEMRNHFGQLGLGVRTGIDLPGEQVGFRGDVPSAEPGKTLDFAIGQFDTYTPLQLAQYVSTIANGGYRMQPQIVKEIREPGDENGGIGPLAQATQPKVLNKVETSKELVQKVQQGFWDVFHSAKGTGKFFKDKPYSAAGKTGTAETREQGTDVWNLTLVAYAPYENPEVAMSVVVPSAYLNVRGGAENQINSEIGDKVLQAYFDLKANRSKKDKNEENEE, from the coding sequence ATGAACATGTTGTTTTTTATTGTTTTTTTGCTATTTGCGATATTGATTCTTAGATTAGGGGTTATTCAAATTGTATATGGTGAAGATGCAAAAAGGGAGATTGAAAGGACAGATGATGTAACGGTAAGTACATCTTCTCCGCGTGGATTAATATATGATAAGAACCTTAATCTACTCATTGAAAATAAACCACAAAAAGCGATTACGTATACACAACCGAAAAGCTTTGATCAAAAAGAAACATTAAAAACGGCCAAAGCGCTTGCGGAAATCATTCATCAAGATACAGAGCGAATAACGGAACGAGATAAGGTTGATTTTTGGTTAATGATTAATCCGGAAAAAGCGAAAGCTAAGATTACAGATGCTGAACTAAAAAAATATGAAGGTACGGATAAGGAAAGTGAACTGAATAAATTGCAAAGAGAACGAGTAACAGAAGAGGAACTTGCTTCTCTAACTAAGGATGATCTCGAAATCTTAGCTATTTATCGTGAGTTTACAGGTGGATATGCACTTGTACCACAAATTGTAAAAAACGAAGGTGTAACAGAGGAAGAATTCGCAATCGTGAGTGAAAGACTAAGCACATTACCAGGAGTTGATACTACGACAGACTGGGTACGCGAGTATCAGTATAACGATACGCTACGATCGATATTAGGAAACATAACATCAGGATTGCCAGCTGAAAATCTAGATTATTATCTCTCGCGTGGGTATAGTCGGAATGATCGCGTCGGCAAAAGCTATATCGAGCTACAATATGAAGATGTATTACGCGGCCAAAAAGAAAAAGTTAAAAATGTAACGCGTTCTGGAAATGTATTGGAAACAATGCTCATACAAGAAGGGATGCGGGGGAAAGATCTTGTACTATCAATGGATATTGAATTACAGCAGGCTGTAGATGAAATTATCGAAGACGCACTTCTGAATACAAAAAGAAAATCAGGTACAGGGCTTCTTGATCGAGCATTTGTCGTATTAATGGACCCGAATACAGGTGAAATTTTATCACTTTCCGGTAAACAGTATTTATATAATGAAGAAAAGGGAAAATATGAATTCACAGATTTTGCGGCTGGTAATTTTACAACAAGTTATGTTGTAGGGTCGGCTGTTAAAGGTGCGACGGTATTAACGGGATATATGACGGGCGCAATTGATCCATATAACTCAGGAATATTGGATGAACCACTCTATATTAAAGGAACTGACCCAAAAAGTTCTTGGTTTAATAGGGGGGGGAATAATATGTATCTTACTGACAGGGAAGCCTTAGCTAGGTCTTCTAACGTATATATGTTTAAGACAGCTATTGCTATCGGAGGTGGACAATACAGAAGAGGTCAACCTCTTGGTATTGATAAAGAAAAGGCATTTTCCGAAATGCGTAATCATTTTGGTCAACTAGGCCTTGGAGTAAGAACAGGCATTGATCTACCTGGAGAACAAGTCGGTTTTCGTGGCGATGTTCCTTCTGCGGAACCGGGTAAGACATTGGATTTTGCTATCGGGCAATTTGATACATATACACCACTTCAACTTGCTCAGTATGTTTCAACGATCGCCAATGGTGGTTATCGGATGCAACCGCAGATCGTGAAGGAAATAAGAGAACCTGGTGATGAGAATGGTGGTATTGGGCCCTTAGCGCAGGCTACGCAACCAAAGGTGCTAAATAAAGTGGAAACATCAAAGGAATTAGTGCAAAAGGTACAACAAGGTTTTTGGGATGTTTTCCATAGTGCTAAAGGAACTGGAAAGTTTTTCAAAGATAAACCATATAGTGCAGCTGGAAAAACAGGAACAGCAGAAACGAGAGAGCAAGGAACAGATGTGTGGAACTTGACGCTCGTTGCTTATGCCCCATATGAAAATCCGGAAGTTGCTATGTCTGTCGTCGTACCATCCGCTTATCTTAATGTTAGGGGTGGAGCAGAAAATCAAATAAATTCGGAAATCGGCGATAAAGTATTGCAAGCTTATTTTGATTTGAAAGCTAATCGTAGCAAAAAAGATAAGAATGAAGAGAATGAAGAATAA
- the rpmG gene encoding 50S ribosomal protein L33, which produces MRVNITLACTECNERNYISTKNKRNNTDRIELKKYCPRDKKSTLHRETK; this is translated from the coding sequence ATGCGCGTAAATATTACATTAGCTTGCACGGAATGCAATGAGCGTAATTATATTTCAACAAAAAACAAACGTAATAATACTGACCGTATTGAGCTTAAAAAATACTGTCCGAGAGATAAAAAATCTACTTTGCACCGTGAAACAAAATAA
- a CDS encoding 5-formyltetrahydrofolate cyclo-ligase gives MDKISLRKKVSNDLKSMDKMAYEHQSQLIAKRLMETNEWKMAKCIGFTISQFPEVDTWQLIRSGWLDGKSIVVAKCIPSVKQLKFKEITSFDQLEKVYMDLYEPKMATTEVMNNKIDLLVVPGLAFNRQGFRVGFGGGYYDRYLNSFFGKTISLAFSSQIIENLPYEEHDIPVEQIMTDQEIIKCKPL, from the coding sequence ATGGATAAAATATCGTTGCGGAAAAAAGTAAGTAATGATCTTAAGTCAATGGATAAAATGGCATACGAACATCAGTCACAACTGATCGCTAAGCGTTTAATGGAAACAAATGAGTGGAAGATGGCTAAATGTATAGGTTTTACAATCTCACAATTTCCTGAAGTAGACACCTGGCAGTTAATTAGATCGGGATGGTTGGATGGTAAAAGTATTGTTGTTGCCAAATGTATTCCCTCGGTAAAGCAATTGAAATTCAAGGAAATTACTTCTTTTGACCAACTTGAAAAGGTTTATATGGATCTTTATGAACCGAAAATGGCGACAACGGAAGTAATGAATAATAAAATTGATTTATTGGTCGTGCCTGGTTTGGCGTTTAATCGACAAGGATTCCGAGTTGGATTTGGTGGGGGCTATTACGACCGCTATTTAAATAGTTTTTTTGGAAAAACAATTTCATTAGCTTTTTCTTCGCAAATCATTGAGAACCTTCCATATGAAGAACACGATATACCGGTGGAACAGATCATGACTGATCAAGAAATAATCAAATGTAAACCGTTATAA
- a CDS encoding rhomboid family intramembrane serine protease, with product MSERREDYFFWRLAHYFSNEAEYRLLRVNENQTELWFENKRKKNARLIRLVRFDLNWANKIKRDIQILSVQSEKLRKHFFAKKLTVLNLYISPFFPVDDYEYLLENKEANTDKINIETIIMSRDNSKEAIDSVSELLEETLDFHINAVYDETEINVLKQTVFKKASQELQEERQLFEYSKPFFAYAFMAIQIIVFILLEVNGGSTNTETLVKFGAKYNPLILEGEWWRFITPVFLHIGILHLAMNTLALYYLGTAVEKMFGHIRFIWIYVFSGFTGTLASFVFTGNLSAGASGAIFGCFGALLYLGVVHPKVFFRTMGMNVLVLIGINLVFGFSIPGIDNAGHIGGLVGGFLATGVVHFPRKHRLFQQAGFLLLTAAIVSTMIYFGYHDDRPEVVNSLASNQMEKGEMEEAYELLSDYVGEGKGNAVSYFQLSLLEIYQEQYGEAQRHLQQAIKLNPDFHEAHFNLALLYSEAGELDQAKEHVQKAQSLYENEKYEKLLNEIEKY from the coding sequence TTGTCTGAACGACGAGAAGATTATTTTTTTTGGCGACTCGCACATTATTTTTCAAATGAAGCCGAGTACCGATTATTAAGAGTAAATGAAAATCAAACGGAATTATGGTTTGAAAACAAAAGGAAAAAAAACGCGAGACTAATCCGTTTAGTTAGGTTTGACTTAAACTGGGCAAATAAGATCAAACGTGATATTCAAATTCTATCTGTTCAATCAGAAAAACTTAGGAAGCACTTTTTTGCTAAAAAGTTAACGGTACTTAATCTATATATATCACCATTCTTCCCTGTGGATGATTATGAATATTTATTAGAAAATAAAGAAGCTAATACGGATAAAATAAATATTGAAACAATCATTATGTCTAGGGATAATTCAAAGGAAGCTATAGATTCTGTAAGTGAGCTGCTCGAGGAAACTCTGGATTTTCACATCAATGCAGTATATGATGAAACTGAAATAAATGTGTTAAAGCAAACAGTCTTTAAAAAGGCTTCTCAGGAGCTGCAAGAAGAAAGGCAATTATTCGAATATAGCAAACCCTTTTTTGCATACGCTTTTATGGCCATTCAAATTATTGTCTTTATATTACTAGAAGTAAATGGGGGGAGTACAAATACAGAAACATTAGTTAAATTTGGTGCTAAATATAATCCACTAATTTTAGAAGGGGAATGGTGGCGCTTTATAACGCCTGTTTTTTTACATATTGGTATACTGCATCTCGCAATGAATACATTGGCCTTATACTATTTAGGAACAGCTGTCGAAAAGATGTTTGGACATATAAGATTTATATGGATATATGTATTTTCTGGATTTACAGGGACATTGGCAAGTTTTGTTTTTACTGGAAACCTGTCTGCTGGTGCAAGTGGTGCTATTTTTGGATGTTTTGGTGCGCTTCTGTATCTTGGTGTCGTACATCCCAAAGTCTTTTTCAGGACGATGGGTATGAATGTGCTTGTGTTAATTGGCATAAACTTAGTATTTGGATTTTCCATACCCGGTATTGATAATGCCGGACATATTGGCGGTTTAGTTGGTGGTTTTCTTGCAACAGGTGTTGTTCACTTCCCGAGGAAACATCGATTATTTCAACAAGCTGGATTTTTATTACTTACTGCTGCAATTGTTTCTACAATGATTTATTTCGGCTATCATGACGACCGACCAGAGGTAGTAAACAGTTTAGCTTCGAATCAGATGGAAAAAGGGGAAATGGAAGAGGCATATGAGTTACTAAGTGATTATGTTGGAGAGGGGAAAGGAAATGCTGTTTCTTATTTTCAACTTTCTTTATTAGAAATATATCAAGAACAATATGGAGAGGCGCAGAGGCATTTACAGCAAGCGATTAAATTAAATCCTGATTTTCATGAAGCACATTTTAATTTAGCGCTTCTGTATAGCGAAGCGGGAGAGTTAGATCAAGCAAAAGAGCATGTGCAAAAGGCTCAATCTTTATATGAAAATGAAAAATATGAAAAACTTCTTAATGAAATAGAAAAGTACTAA
- a CDS encoding YqgQ family protein, which yields MHTVYDVQQLLKRFGAFIYMGDRLSDLEVMESEIKELYFANLIQKEQFQQALFVLRSEIIKEQKNKE from the coding sequence ATGCATACAGTTTATGACGTACAACAATTATTAAAAAGATTCGGGGCTTTTATTTATATGGGTGATCGCCTTTCTGATTTAGAGGTGATGGAATCGGAAATAAAAGAATTATACTTTGCTAATTTAATTCAAAAAGAACAATTTCAGCAAGCGCTTTTCGTATTAAGAAGTGAAATAATAAAAGAGCAAAAAAATAAAGAATAG
- a CDS encoding ROK family glucokinase, producing MNEKLLAGIDIGGTSIKLAFFTEIGEIVHKWEIPTNKADKGSAIIHDIGDAIQSKLIELYGDVTPLIAAGVGAPGPVDTERGLLFEAVNIGWQDNFPLRDLMQSVLHVPVAIDNDANVAALGEMWRGAGEGAKDLICITLGTGVGGGIINDGDIVHGSKGAAGEIGHVTSVLDGGFMCNCGKTGCLETVASATGVVKIAEEQLQAYQGESLLKAIVKMNGNLTAKDIFDSAAKNDELANNIIGLLTDYLGVALANAAGILNPQKIVIGGGVSKAGNILLTPLKEKFKKYAFKPVAENTEIVIAELENDAGIVGAAWLAANKIG from the coding sequence ATGAATGAAAAATTACTGGCAGGAATTGATATTGGTGGTACATCTATTAAACTAGCTTTCTTTACAGAAATAGGTGAAATCGTACATAAATGGGAGATACCTACAAACAAAGCCGATAAGGGGAGTGCGATCATTCATGACATCGGGGATGCCATTCAGTCTAAATTAATTGAATTGTATGGTGATGTTACCCCATTAATTGCTGCAGGAGTAGGAGCGCCCGGACCAGTGGATACGGAACGCGGTCTGTTGTTTGAAGCAGTGAACATTGGTTGGCAAGATAATTTTCCTTTAAGAGATTTGATGCAATCTGTACTTCATGTGCCTGTAGCAATCGACAATGATGCAAACGTTGCCGCTTTAGGTGAAATGTGGCGAGGGGCCGGTGAAGGGGCGAAAGATTTAATTTGTATTACGCTTGGGACTGGCGTTGGCGGTGGAATCATCAACGATGGTGATATTGTTCATGGAAGCAAGGGCGCTGCCGGTGAAATAGGACATGTTACTTCCGTATTGGATGGAGGTTTTATGTGTAATTGTGGGAAAACTGGATGTTTAGAAACCGTAGCATCTGCTACAGGTGTTGTTAAAATAGCCGAAGAACAACTTCAAGCTTATCAAGGGGAGTCATTATTAAAAGCTATTGTCAAGATGAACGGAAATTTAACAGCAAAAGATATTTTTGATTCGGCAGCAAAAAATGATGAATTAGCAAATAATATTATTGGATTACTAACAGATTATTTAGGAGTAGCATTAGCTAATGCTGCAGGTATCTTGAATCCACAAAAAATAGTAATTGGTGGCGGCGTATCCAAAGCAGGTAATATATTGCTCACACCATTAAAGGAGAAATTTAAAAAATATGCATTTAAACCTGTCGCTGAAAATACAGAAATTGTCATTGCGGAATTAGAAAACGATGCGGGAATAGTTGGAGCAGCGTGGTTAGCTGCAAATAAAATAGGTTAA
- a CDS encoding LTA synthase family protein — protein sequence MSRLKKISVSLPIIAALMLWIKTYIVYKTSFNIKIENFMQELILFINPLSFLLFVLGISLFFNTEKVRNRYIIITSFILGFVLYGNVVFYRFFTDFLTLPVLFQTSNFADLGDSAKTEIHWTDLIYFIDVLILFIMIKFKSKAINITPIKKANRRAYFLVAAAMLFLNLGLAETERPQLLTRTFDREMLVKNLGTYNYHLYDIFLQSKSSAQRAMADGSELVDIDNYISAGFVKPDEKMFGIAEGKNLIVISLESMQSFVMNNDVYGQEVTPFLNEFIKDSYYFDEFYHQTGQGKTSDSEFLLENSLYPLNRGAVFFTHSGNKYDAMAQKLSDKGYHSSTMHANNKSFWNRDIMYQALGYDYFYSATDYTITPENSVGWGMKDIPFFEQSVDIMKTIPKPFYTKMITLTNHHPFRVEGDDKLIDEYDSKSGTLNRYFTTVRYTDEAIKDFIQKLKDEGIYEDSIIVMYGDHYGISENHNEAMEKYLGKEITPFESAQLQRVPLIVHIPGVTDNGKGKTISKVSGQIDLKPTLLHLMGVNTKKDIQFGEDLFSPDHREFVVFRDGRFVTRDYVYTDNTCYSKDTEEPVEASLCEPFKQKASKELNYSDKIIYGDLLRFYEDPDYTNATR from the coding sequence TTGAGCAGGTTAAAAAAAATAAGTGTATCGCTTCCAATTATAGCGGCACTCATGTTATGGATCAAAACCTATATTGTATATAAAACAAGTTTTAATATCAAAATAGAAAATTTTATGCAAGAGCTAATATTGTTTATTAACCCGTTAAGCTTTTTACTTTTTGTATTAGGGATTTCATTATTTTTTAACACCGAAAAAGTGCGTAATAGATATATTATTATCACTAGTTTCATATTGGGATTTGTATTATACGGAAATGTAGTGTTCTATCGTTTTTTTACTGACTTTCTAACACTACCAGTACTTTTCCAAACTAGTAACTTTGCTGATTTAGGTGACAGTGCTAAAACAGAAATACACTGGACCGATTTAATTTACTTTATCGACGTGCTTATTTTATTCATAATGATTAAATTCAAATCAAAAGCAATTAACATAACCCCGATAAAAAAAGCGAACAGACGTGCATACTTTCTTGTGGCAGCTGCAATGCTCTTTTTGAACTTAGGTCTTGCTGAAACGGAAAGACCGCAGTTATTAACAAGGACATTTGATAGAGAGATGCTTGTTAAAAACCTTGGGACCTATAATTATCATCTGTATGATATATTTTTACAGTCAAAATCATCAGCACAAAGAGCAATGGCCGATGGAAGTGAGCTCGTTGACATCGATAATTATATAAGTGCTGGTTTCGTTAAACCTGATGAAAAGATGTTCGGAATTGCCGAAGGAAAGAATCTGATCGTTATTTCATTAGAATCTATGCAAAGTTTTGTTATGAACAATGATGTATATGGCCAAGAGGTAACGCCATTTCTTAATGAATTTATAAAAGATAGTTATTATTTTGATGAATTTTATCATCAAACTGGGCAAGGTAAAACCTCAGATTCTGAATTTTTACTGGAAAACTCTTTATACCCATTGAACAGGGGAGCGGTTTTCTTTACACATTCAGGTAATAAATACGATGCAATGGCTCAGAAACTAAGTGATAAAGGATATCACTCTTCCACAATGCATGCAAATAATAAAAGCTTTTGGAACCGTGATATTATGTATCAAGCGTTAGGCTACGATTATTTTTATTCAGCTACAGACTATACGATTACTCCTGAAAACTCTGTAGGTTGGGGAATGAAGGATATACCCTTTTTCGAACAATCTGTTGATATAATGAAAACAATACCTAAACCTTTTTATACGAAGATGATCACTTTAACGAATCATCATCCGTTTAGAGTCGAAGGTGATGATAAATTAATTGATGAATATGATTCTAAAAGTGGTACACTTAATCGTTACTTTACAACAGTAAGATATACGGATGAAGCAATAAAAGACTTTATTCAAAAGCTTAAAGACGAAGGTATTTATGAAGACTCCATTATTGTTATGTACGGAGATCATTATGGCATTTCCGAAAACCATAATGAAGCAATGGAGAAATATTTAGGAAAAGAAATAACACCTTTTGAAAGTGCGCAGCTTCAACGCGTGCCATTGATTGTTCATATTCCGGGGGTTACGGATAATGGAAAAGGAAAAACTATTTCAAAAGTAAGTGGACAGATTGATTTAAAACCTACTCTCCTACATTTAATGGGGGTTAATACAAAGAAAGATATACAGTTCGGGGAAGATTTATTTTCTCCAGATCATCGTGAATTTGTAGTATTCAGAGATGGGCGCTTTGTTACAAGGGATTACGTGTATACCGATAATACATGTTATTCCAAAGATACAGAAGAACCTGTAGAGGCTTCCCTTTGCGAGCCCTTTAAACAAAAAGCAAGTAAGGAGCTAAATTACTCTGATAAAATAATTTATGGTGACCTGCTACGGTTTTATGAAGATCCAGACTATACAAATGCTACTCGTTAG
- a CDS encoding YqgU-like beta propeller domain-containing protein, which translates to MRRTLKGCLLIHILIVFLLSGCIEKTMDASPKHNPTDKSENESIVNLPVKSLPIDPGAFEKVYGWIDAKTIIYSYVEEEMYIVATHHLFNGDSKVVFTSPTPIVNVIIHPSQEKLLIHTSPYTHGAKIFITDLLGEITFSTEIDSYELAIEWDPKDSSQMFITAFFEDWTYDIHHLNLNNKEMTKVPHLHPFMKWMNHSVIEQRWKDNDGAFFAPLWKTSVDVDSHSELIKDTVFRFDVFSDYLMAIIVPENNKQVFEYQFFDFSMERKAILEMPNIMQYSDWLIPNYDYNVVENRFITIAPKNHGSLDNYNNGFKMIELDLHENTKRVLMEDIENKPFTCTPDGELCLYGFQLEELLNLKTKKIEKLVTDS; encoded by the coding sequence GTGCGTCGGACATTAAAAGGGTGCTTATTAATACATATTTTAATTGTTTTTTTACTAAGTGGGTGTATAGAAAAAACGATGGATGCAAGTCCCAAACACAATCCCACTGATAAGAGCGAGAATGAGTCTATCGTGAATTTACCAGTAAAATCCTTACCTATTGATCCAGGAGCATTTGAAAAAGTGTATGGTTGGATTGATGCCAAAACCATAATATATTCTTACGTGGAAGAAGAAATGTATATTGTTGCCACACATCATCTTTTTAATGGTGATTCGAAGGTTGTTTTTACATCACCAACTCCAATCGTCAATGTTATTATCCACCCAAGTCAAGAAAAATTACTTATTCACACATCACCATATACCCATGGAGCAAAAATCTTTATAACTGACTTACTAGGGGAAATCACATTTTCAACAGAAATTGACTCTTATGAATTGGCTATTGAATGGGATCCAAAAGATTCTTCACAAATGTTTATTACTGCATTTTTTGAAGATTGGACATATGATATACATCATCTTAATCTAAATAACAAGGAAATGACCAAAGTTCCTCATCTCCATCCATTTATGAAATGGATGAACCATTCCGTTATTGAACAAAGATGGAAGGACAATGATGGTGCCTTTTTTGCGCCACTTTGGAAAACCTCAGTAGATGTAGATAGTCATTCCGAATTAATAAAGGATACGGTATTTCGTTTTGACGTTTTTTCCGATTATTTAATGGCTATCATTGTTCCCGAAAATAACAAGCAAGTTTTTGAATATCAATTTTTTGATTTTTCTATGGAACGTAAAGCGATTTTGGAAATGCCAAATATAATGCAGTATTCCGATTGGCTTATCCCGAATTATGATTATAATGTGGTAGAAAATCGATTTATTACTATTGCTCCTAAAAACCATGGTAGTTTGGATAATTATAATAATGGATTTAAGATGATTGAACTTGATTTACATGAAAATACAAAGCGGGTGTTGATGGAGGATATAGAAAATAAACCATTCACGTGTACTCCTGATGGTGAGTTATGTTTATACGGGTTTCAGTTAGAGGAATTGTTAAATCTCAAAACAAAGAAAATAGAAAAGCTTGTTACGGATAGTTAA
- a CDS encoding DUF2759 domain-containing protein produces the protein MGTVIIFLLVAILAVFGTISALKNKNLLGIVFGFGTVAVFGFFAVASLIKITESLPKG, from the coding sequence ATGGGAACAGTTATTATTTTTCTTTTAGTTGCTATACTTGCTGTTTTTGGTACAATCAGTGCATTAAAAAACAAAAATCTTCTTGGGATCGTTTTTGGATTTGGCACTGTTGCGGTATTTGGCTTCTTTGCCGTCGCATCATTAATAAAAATTACCGAATCGCTTCCCAAAGGTTAA
- a CDS encoding MBL fold metallo-hydrolase has translation MNWKQIPLGTYQTNCYILYNEEKQCIIFDPGSEGEALNAFISQEKFKPLAIVLTHAHFDHIGAVDDVRDKWNIPVYIHTLEDEWLTDPSLNGSGRFPIGAFIQARAADYLLTTEDDLHIGPFSFEVLHTPGHSPGSLSFYVKEINTVFSGDALFSGSIGRTDLTGGNHSQLIVSIKNKLLTLPEVTTVLPGHGPETTIEIEKNSNPFL, from the coding sequence ATGAATTGGAAACAAATTCCCTTAGGGACATATCAAACAAATTGTTACATCCTTTACAATGAAGAGAAGCAATGTATTATTTTCGATCCTGGATCTGAAGGGGAAGCATTAAATGCTTTTATTAGCCAGGAAAAATTTAAACCACTTGCGATTGTATTAACACATGCTCACTTCGACCATATTGGCGCAGTAGATGATGTACGTGACAAATGGAATATACCTGTTTATATACATACATTAGAAGACGAGTGGTTAACCGATCCATCATTGAATGGTTCAGGACGTTTTCCAATTGGAGCGTTCATACAAGCGCGGGCTGCTGATTACTTACTTACAACAGAAGATGATCTGCATATCGGACCATTTTCATTTGAGGTATTACATACGCCTGGCCACTCACCAGGGAGTCTTTCTTTTTATGTGAAAGAAATAAACACTGTCTTTTCTGGTGATGCTCTTTTTTCAGGCAGTATTGGTCGTACAGACCTAACAGGTGGAAATCATAGTCAGTTAATAGTAAGTATCAAGAACAAGTTGCTCACGTTACCAGAAGTAACTACAGTGCTTCCTGGGCATGGACCAGAGACAACAATTGAAATAGAAAAAAATAGTAACCCTTTTTTATAA